The proteins below are encoded in one region of Podarcis raffonei isolate rPodRaf1 chromosome 8, rPodRaf1.pri, whole genome shotgun sequence:
- the SLC66A1 gene encoding lysosomal amino acid transporter 1 homolog isoform X1, which produces MPVHLQMIGSLSMNFSDCPNGSQWVWEIFHECAQDGWDISSVVLGLLSIFCFAAAAFPQYYLACKTGIMDQALSVYFLLGWLGGDSLNLIGSFLADQLPLQVYTAIYYVLADLLMMSLYLYYKVKNQNRTFSASINAAFAFVVVGTVSVTSFLERPSSLPGDDTASFRGRMLLSSAEDGTGWEPFTQQEIIGFIIGSVSSVLYLLSRVPQIYTNFKRKSTVGISYSLFALVMLGNTLYGLSVLLKNPDRGQAEGSYVIHHLPWLIGSLGVLALDIVISFQFLAYRRKRLPSLEEREALLGAQEEPTES; this is translated from the exons ATGCCGGTTCATCTGCAAATGATAGGTTCCCTGAGCATGAATTTCTCAGATTGCCCCAATGGCTCCCAGTGGGTTTGGGAGATATTCCACGAATGTGCCCAGGACGGCTGGGACATATCCAGCGTGGTGCTGGGCTTGCTCTCCATCTTCTGCTTTGCTGCAGCGGCTTTCCC CCAATACTACCTGGCCTGTAAAACTGGGATTATGGACCAGGCATTATCTGTCTACTTCCTTTTGGGGTGGTTAGGAGGAGACTCTTTAAACCTGATTGGGTCATTCTTGGCTGACCAGCTACCACTACAG GTATACACAGCCATCTATTACGTACTGGCAGACCTGCTTATGATGTCCCTCTACCTCTATTACAAAGTCAAGAACCAGAACAGAACCT TCTCTGCTTCAATCAATGCTGCTTTTGCGTTCGTCGTTGTGGGAACGGTGTCTGTGACCTCCTTTCTGGAGAGACCCTCCTCTCTTCCCGGAGACGATACTGCGTCCTTCAGAGGGAGGATGCTTCTCTCGTCCGCAGAAGATGGTACTGGGTGGGag CCTTTCACCCAGCAAGAAATCATTGGTTTCATTATCGGGTCTGTTTCGTCTGTCCTCTACCTGCTTTCCCGGGTCCCACAGATCTACACGAAT TTCAAGAGAAAATCGACCGTCGGCATATCTTACTCTCTCTTCGCTCTGGTGATGCTGGGGAACACTTTGTACGGACTCAGCGTCCTGCTGAAAAACCCGGATCGGGGCCAAGCTGAAGGCAGCTACGTCATCCACCACCTCCCATGGTTGATTGGCAGTTTGGGAGTCCTGGCTCTTGACATCGTT ATTTCGTTTCAGTTCCTTGCCTACCGCCGGAAGAGGCTACCGTCGCTTGAAGAGAGAGAGGCTCTCCTGGGTGCGCAAGAGGAACCTACCGAAAGCTGA
- the AKR7A2 gene encoding aflatoxin B1 aldehyde reductase member 2, protein MSGLRGQSRGVRSVLGTMEFGRRADAAASGAMLRAFLARGHCELDTAHIYAGGESERILGAWLAAEPKAAAAGGSVEWGSRRRRLLELKFVLFPYHVLFSTSQGSLQVTFLSHLADTVEPTASFYLVVLLSQHGRIRDPNSSGKALPLLLESGNSRRSLLLGGGRSGKEALTHAQTVVMRLPLPRTWWRVRVLPEADRVAAAAGMSGLRGQSRGVRSVLGTMEFGRRADAAASGAMLRAFLARGHCELDTAHMYAGGESERILGAWLAAEPKAAAAVKVATKANPLEGNTLKADGVRSQLETSLQRLQAKSVDLFYLHMPDHKTPLEETLKACNELHREGKFKELGLSNYASWQVAEIYGICKANNWVLPTVYQGMYNATTRQVETELLPCLRHFGIRFYAYNPLAGGLLTGRYKYEDKDSNQQPASRFFGNDWAKIYRDRYWKKHHFQGVDLVEKALHEVYGSDTPSLTSAALRWIYHHSKLQADLGDAVIIGMSTMEQLQENLKCSEEGPLLPGVVEAFERAWHLTAHDCPNYFR, encoded by the exons ATGTCGGGGCTACGCGGGCAGAGCCGAGGGGTGCGCTCGGTGCTGGGCACCATGGAGTTCGGGCGCAGGGCAGACGCGGCGGCCAGCGGGGCCATGCTGCGCGCGTTCCTGGCCCGCGGGCACTGCGAGCTGGATACCGCGCATATTTACGCGGGGGGCGAGTCGGAGCGGATCCTGGGCGCCTGGTTGGCAGCTGAACCCAAGGCTGCGGCTGCAGGTGGGTCGGTGGAATGGGGGAGCCGGAGACGAAGGCTGCTC GAGCTCAAGTTTGTTTTGTTCCCTTATCACGTCCTTTTCTCCACCAGTCAAGGTAGCCTCCAAGTCACTTTCTTGAGTCACCTTGCCGACACTGTAGAACCCACGGCCAGCTTTTa ccttgtcgtactcctttcccaacatGGAAGGATAAGGGACCCGAATTCATCCGGCAAGGCTCTTCCTTTGCTTCTGGAATCAGGAAATTCGAGACGGTCCCTTCTCCTGGGAGGGGGTAGGAGTGGAAAAGAGGCGCTGACGCATGCGCAGACAGTGGTGATGCGATTGCCTTTGCCCAGGACCTGGTGGCGAGTTCGAGTTCTGCCAGAGGCAGATCGAGTTGCTGCAGCCGCCGGGATGTCGGGGCTACGCGGGCAGAGCCGCGGGGTGCGCTCGGTGCTGGGCACCATGGAGTTCGGGCGCAGGGCAGACGCGGCGGCCAGCGGGGCCATGCTGCGCGCGTTCCTGGCCCGCGGGCACTGCGAGCTGGATACCGCGCATATGTACGCGGGGGGCGAGTCGGAGCGGATCCTGGGAGCCTGGCTGGCGGCTGAACCCAAGGCTGCGGCGGCAG TCAAGGTAGCCACCAAGGCAAATCCATTGGAGGGCAATACTCTGAAGGCTGATGGCGTTCGCTCCCAACTGGAGACGTCCCTCCAGAGACTGCAGGCGAAGAGTGTCGACCTCTTCTACCTCCATATGCCCGACcacaagacccccctggaagagACGCTGAAGGCCTGCAATGAGCTACACAGAGAG GGGAAGTTTAAGGAACTGGGTCTCTCCAACTATGCCTCGTGGCAGGTGGCGGAAATCTATGGCATCTGCAAGGCCAACAACTGGGTGTTGCCAACAGTGtaccag GGCATGTACAACGCTACGACGCGCCAAGTGGAGACCGAATTGCTGCCATGCCTTAGACATTTTGGGATTCGATTCTACGCATATAATCCGCTGGCTG GAGGGCTCCTGACTGGGAGGTACAAGTACGAAGACAAAGACTCGAACCAGCAGCCAGCTAGCAGGTTTTTCGGCAACGACTGGGCCAAAATCTACAGGGACAG GTATTGGAAGAAACATCATTTCCAGGGGGTCGACTTGGTCGAGAAAGCCCTCCACGAGGTGTATGGCTCAGACACACCCAGCTTGACTTCAGCTGCCCTGCGCTGGATCTATCATCACTCAAAGCTGCAG GCTGACCTTGGAGATGCTGTGATCATCGGGATGTCTACCATGGAACAACTGCAGGAGAATCTCAAGTGCAGTGAGGAGGGTCCCCTTCTGCCCGGGGTGGTTGAGGCCTTTGAGAGAGCTTGGCATCTCACAGCCCACGACTGCCCCAACTACTTCCGCTGA
- the SLC66A1 gene encoding lysosomal amino acid transporter 1 homolog isoform X2: MDQALSVYFLLGWLGGDSLNLIGSFLADQLPLQVYTAIYYVLADLLMMSLYLYYKVKNQNRTFSASINAAFAFVVVGTVSVTSFLERPSSLPGDDTASFRGRMLLSSAEDGTGWEPFTQQEIIGFIIGSVSSVLYLLSRVPQIYTNFKRKSTVGISYSLFALVMLGNTLYGLSVLLKNPDRGQAEGSYVIHHLPWLIGSLGVLALDIVISFQFLAYRRKRLPSLEEREALLGAQEEPTES, translated from the exons ATGGACCAGGCATTATCTGTCTACTTCCTTTTGGGGTGGTTAGGAGGAGACTCTTTAAACCTGATTGGGTCATTCTTGGCTGACCAGCTACCACTACAG GTATACACAGCCATCTATTACGTACTGGCAGACCTGCTTATGATGTCCCTCTACCTCTATTACAAAGTCAAGAACCAGAACAGAACCT TCTCTGCTTCAATCAATGCTGCTTTTGCGTTCGTCGTTGTGGGAACGGTGTCTGTGACCTCCTTTCTGGAGAGACCCTCCTCTCTTCCCGGAGACGATACTGCGTCCTTCAGAGGGAGGATGCTTCTCTCGTCCGCAGAAGATGGTACTGGGTGGGag CCTTTCACCCAGCAAGAAATCATTGGTTTCATTATCGGGTCTGTTTCGTCTGTCCTCTACCTGCTTTCCCGGGTCCCACAGATCTACACGAAT TTCAAGAGAAAATCGACCGTCGGCATATCTTACTCTCTCTTCGCTCTGGTGATGCTGGGGAACACTTTGTACGGACTCAGCGTCCTGCTGAAAAACCCGGATCGGGGCCAAGCTGAAGGCAGCTACGTCATCCACCACCTCCCATGGTTGATTGGCAGTTTGGGAGTCCTGGCTCTTGACATCGTT ATTTCGTTTCAGTTCCTTGCCTACCGCCGGAAGAGGCTACCGTCGCTTGAAGAGAGAGAGGCTCTCCTGGGTGCGCAAGAGGAACCTACCGAAAGCTGA